One region of Carya illinoinensis cultivar Pawnee chromosome 8, C.illinoinensisPawnee_v1, whole genome shotgun sequence genomic DNA includes:
- the LOC122318036 gene encoding WUSCHEL-related homeobox 13-like has protein sequence MTEFSMMDWEKQGNNDHHHHHHQQQQEREEQVQNGSVGNIEVNENGNNGGMLYVKVMTDDQLEILRKQIAVYATICEELVEMHKNLTAQQDLAGVRLGNLYCDPLMTSAVHKITSRQRWTPTPVQLQILERIFEQGTGTPSKNKIKEITSELGQHGQISETNVYNWFQNRRARSKRKQQNAAPNTADSEVETEVDSPKDKKTKPEDFHSQQNSGPRAEDLCFQNPEISSDLHFLDPQSSKEESMFPSDGSLKIARGLDEISFYDGLQSNPRNDGLTGKMEVPGNYSLYQHTEDYGI, from the exons ATGACTGAGTTTAGCATGATGGACTGGGAGAAACAAGGAAATAATgaccaccatcatcatcatcatcaacaacaGCAAGAGAGGGAGGAGCAAGTGCAGAATGGGAGTGTTGGTAATATTGAAGTCAATGAGAATGGGAATAATGGAGGGATGTTGTATGTGAAAGTCATGACTGATGACCAGTTGGAAATTCTCCGCAAGCAGATTGCTGTTTACGCCACCATTTGCGAGGAACTCGTCGAGATGCACAAAAACCTTACCGCCCAACAAGATCTtgcag GAGTAAGGCTGGGCAATTTATACTGTGATCCTTTAATGACATCTGCTGTGCACAAAATTACTTCCAGACAGAGGTGGACTCCAACACCCGTGCAGCTTCAAATTCTGGAGCGCATATTTGAACAAGGGACTGGAACTCCAAGCAAGAATAAGATCAAAGAGATAACCTCTGAACTTGGTCAGCATGGCCAAATTTCAGAAACAAATGTCTATAATTGGTTCCAGAACAGGCGTGCTCGTTCAAAACGTAAACAACAAAATGCAGCACCAAACACTGCTGACTCAGAAGTAGAGACAGAAGTTGATTCACCCAAGGATAAGAAGACAAAACCTGAGGACTTTCACTCCCAACAAAACTCAGGTCCCAGGGCTGAAGATTTGTGCTTCCAGAACCCTGAGATAAGCTCTGATCTGCATTTCTTAGATCCACAGAGCAGTAAAGAAGAGAGCATGTTCCCATCAGATGGCAGTTTAAAAATTGCTAGAGGTTTAGACGAAATCTCTTTTTACGATGGTTTGCAATCAAATCCAA GAAATGATGGCCTGACTGGAAAGATGGAGGTACCGGGGAACTATAGTCTTTATCAGCACACGGAAGACTATGGCATATAG
- the LOC122318037 gene encoding uncharacterized protein LOC122318037 isoform X1, producing MAECGIFDKKYSYIHDRKWGSEAADAHHIIVRKSHAKGFLVYLSPILLLASAFHLFLFKDNITITFWNSLLIAFLVKLLLQKPVEKESVIVMPAFGVQLETHRGSKIVRRFVPIDKILKPVLSECVTPVTCYWSLSFIIRGEAELMLVFKEVCPPVKVLVPIWKALCAAIGSEGILGTPTADAP from the exons ATGGCGGAGTGTGGTATATTTGATAAGAAATATAGTTATATACATGACCGTAAATGGGGTTCTGAAGCGGCTGACGCGCACCACATCATTGTTCGGAAGAGCCACGCAAAGGGTTTCCTTGTATACTTGTCGCCCATTCTTCTTTTAGCAAGTGCATTCCACCTTTTCCTCTTCAAG GATAATATCACAATTACTTTCTGGAACTCTCTTTTGATTGCATTCCTTGTCAAACTCTTACTTCAGAAGCCTGTAGAGAAAG AGTCTGTTATAGTTATGCCAGCTTTTGGAGTTCAACTAGAAACTCACCGCGGaag TAAAATTGTCCGCCGCTTTGTACCCATTGACAAGATATTAAAACCGGTGCTATCAGAATGTGTGACCCCTGTTACTTGTTACTGGAGCCTGTCTTTCATTATACGAGGAGAAGCAGAACTGATGTTAGTTTTTAAG GAAGTATGTCCGCCTGTGAAAGTGCTAGTCCCCATCTGGAAGGCCTTGTGTGCCGCCATTGGTAGTGAAGGAATCCTTGGCACGCCTACTGCTGATGCCCCATAG
- the LOC122318037 gene encoding uncharacterized protein LOC122318037 isoform X2 yields MAECGIFDKKYSYIHDRKWGSEAADAHHIIVRKSHAKGFLVYLSPILLLASAFHLFLFKDNITITFWNSLLIAFLVKLLLQKPVEKVMPAFGVQLETHRGSKIVRRFVPIDKILKPVLSECVTPVTCYWSLSFIIRGEAELMLVFKEVCPPVKVLVPIWKALCAAIGSEGILGTPTADAP; encoded by the exons ATGGCGGAGTGTGGTATATTTGATAAGAAATATAGTTATATACATGACCGTAAATGGGGTTCTGAAGCGGCTGACGCGCACCACATCATTGTTCGGAAGAGCCACGCAAAGGGTTTCCTTGTATACTTGTCGCCCATTCTTCTTTTAGCAAGTGCATTCCACCTTTTCCTCTTCAAG GATAATATCACAATTACTTTCTGGAACTCTCTTTTGATTGCATTCCTTGTCAAACTCTTACTTCAGAAGCCTGTAGAGAAAG TTATGCCAGCTTTTGGAGTTCAACTAGAAACTCACCGCGGaag TAAAATTGTCCGCCGCTTTGTACCCATTGACAAGATATTAAAACCGGTGCTATCAGAATGTGTGACCCCTGTTACTTGTTACTGGAGCCTGTCTTTCATTATACGAGGAGAAGCAGAACTGATGTTAGTTTTTAAG GAAGTATGTCCGCCTGTGAAAGTGCTAGTCCCCATCTGGAAGGCCTTGTGTGCCGCCATTGGTAGTGAAGGAATCCTTGGCACGCCTACTGCTGATGCCCCATAG